The genomic interval AATGCTCTTGAACGCCTTCCGTCGTTCCTTCCGGTTCCGGTCCCCTAGCAAGTGGCAAGGTAGGCAAATGCCTAGCAAAGATAATCTGAATAAATCTAAGACATCTTACATTGAATGAAGCTGTTACTCTCAATTTTAGATAGATGTGTATGTCATTGTTATAAACATCCAAACATTTCCCCAAAAAGCCTTATATTATTCGAGATGTAGGTTAAAATACACAGGGTAGTCTAGCTACATACACGGACTTCCCTGCTATGTCCTCGTATCACTTCATTTGTAATTATTTTTCAAAGCTAGTGTGATAGGTAGTAACCACTGCCGGATGGAAGTCGTTCCAAATGTGGTTTTATCATTAGACACTAGAAGCCTGGTAAAATGTTCGTTACCTAACTCACCTGGGAAATGAGCCCATAGTTTTccgaagaagctagctagctagcttaacgtACCTACCGGCTGGGGTAACGTTAGTTGACATAAGTTAGGACTCCCAGTCTTGTGACGTTAGTAACCTTACAATCTTGTAGTGGGCTGTTAGCTAGCCAGTATGTGGGTAGGTGGACATCCATGTTATATTGCATTTGACGCTAACGCTTGTCTCATTTTCGGTTGTGTGAATAGATGCTGATGCCTAAGAAGAACCGTATTGCCATCTATGAGCTCCTCTTCAAAGAGGGCGTCATGGTGGCGAAGAAAGATGTACATCTGCCCAAGCACCCTGAATTGGCCGACAAGAACGTGCCCAACCTTCATGTGATGAAAGCAATGCTGGTGAGAGCCCCTTGAACTTTAGGAGATATTGATTCTACTGTTAGTTTTTTAAATGTTGGTTCTGTCCTTTGAGACCGGTGCAGTTATTGTCAAGTAGCATGATGCCCACATTTAAACTGTGGCTGTTGCGTTAATTAAAGACTGGATTGTATCTGTGAATTCTGGTGTTTTTGTTACATGTTGATGTGATGACCTGAGCAAGGTGAATTTTCATGTGCGTGGACTCAAGGGTGACAGTGATGAAATTATGCATATCTCTGGGGTATTCTAGGGGTGTGCCGTCATGACCATACTCATAATCGTATCCGTAAAGTGACAGTTGACAGTCGGATCGTATTATACTCGCGATAGGAAAAAACTGGAGTGTTTTTAATATGCCTAAATAGATGTTGGGAAAATACCCCCCTGCCCATTCTCACCGGGTGGGTGTCTGTATCCTCAATTTGCAGTGGGAAGCTATGTTTGCTGTCACTTAGTCAAAATGCGCATTAGTGTTAAATCTATTTTCCCTACCCTTGCCCCACTTGATGGATATTATGCTCATTGATAGTTTGGTAGCAAACATCCTcacctttatatatatatatatatatatatatatatatatatatatatatataactgctcaaaaaaataaagggaacacttaaacaacacaatgtaatgccaagtcaatcacacttctgtgaaatcaaactgtccacttaggaagcaacactgattgacaataaatttcacatgctgttgtgcaaatggaatagacaaaaggtggaaattataggcaattagcaagacacccccaataaaggagtgattctgcaggtggtgaccacagaccacttctcagttccagaGCCCTGCAAGAgccctgccagagccctgcaaaatgacctccagcaggccacaaatgtgcatgtcagcatatggtctcacaaggggtctgaggatctcatctcggtagctaatggcagtcaggctacctctggtgagcacatggagggctgtgcggccccacaaagaaatgccaccccacaccatgactgacccaccgccaaaccggtcatgctggaggatgttgcaggcagaagaacgttctccacggcgtctccagactctgtcacatgtgctcagtgtgaacctgctttcatctgtgaagagcacagggcgccagtggcgaatttgccaatcttggtgttctctggcaaatgccaaacgtcctgcacggtgttgggctgtaagcacagcccccacctgtggacgtcgggccctcataccaccctcatggagtctgtttctgaccgtttgagcagacacatgcacatttgtggcctgctggaggtcattttgcagggctctggcagtgctcctccttgcacaaaggcggaggtagcggtcctgctgctgggttgttgccctcctacggcctcctccacgtctcctgatgtactggcctgtctcctggaagcgcctccatgctctggacactacgctgacagacacagcaaaccttcttgccacagctcgcattgatgtgccatcctggatgagctgcactacctgagcaacttgtgtgggttgtagactccgttttCTGTTGCTAAACATTTTTCAACGGATtctgactaatgaatacaccactGATGTGGATTTTCAGACTTGCACACAGTTGGGTTACGGAAAATGTTTCCCTAGCATGTCATGACTGTTGGATTTTGGGGTTGTctttatatttaaaaaactaaaatattTTTTCATGTTTGTTTTTCAGTCCTTGAAGTCACTTGGGTATGTCAAGGAGCAATTTGCCTGGCGCCATTTTTACTGGTACCTCACCAATGAAGGTATCCAGTACCTGAGAGACTTCCTGCACCTTCCACCTGAGATTGTTCCCGCCACCCTGCGCCGCCAGATGCGTCCTGAGACCGCGAGGCCCCGGCCCAAGGGTACGTCCACTTATAGTCTAACCATTTTCACACTAATGATCTGCACTGTCCTGGACTGGTTACACATTAGGcttgggaattgccagggacctcacgatacttAGTTGCCTATATAATATGTTTTGCGATTCTCACTTCCTATATGTATTACACTTCGATACTGCGATTTGATGTTTCAAACATATTGCTGCCAATGTCTGCTTCAGAAAGACATGGGCTTGATAACAGAAAGACATGGGCTTGATAATTTCTGATCAGTCATGGCAATAAAAGTGATGGGGGGGGGAA from Salvelinus fontinalis isolate EN_2023a chromosome 18, ASM2944872v1, whole genome shotgun sequence carries:
- the LOC129814878 gene encoding 40S ribosomal protein S10-like, producing the protein MLMPKKNRIAIYELLFKEGVMVAKKDVHLPKHPELADKNVPNLHVMKAMLSLKSLGYVKEQFAWRHFYWYLTNEGIQYLRDFLHLPPEIVPATLRRQMRPETARPRPKGMEGERGERPARFNRDGGDRDNYRRSAAPPGGDKKAEAGAGSATEFQFRGGFGRGRGQQPPQE